ATGCATCCAGACCCACTTCATTTCACTCTAGCCTGTTTCAATCCCTAAGAGCAGAGCGAAAGCCCATGGTTATTCTTGAGCCAAAAATAAACCAGCCTTAACCAGTTCTTTCAGACCAGTACCTGGTGAGTGCCAGCACCAGCGGAGACAAGCTGGTTGTTTCCAGCCTCAAATCAACTCCTGTTCCAGTGGTGGAGCTAGCTGAGGGGGTGAGTGTCTCTGTGGCTGAAGAACGTTCTATTAGTCTCACTGCAGCTCACTTTGTTCTAGCGACAAAGTCCTCAAGTTCTAGTTTAGTTCATCTCTTTCTCATCCACCTTCAGAAAAGACAAACCCGGGTGTGTCTCAGCACATCATCACAATTCCTGGTCAGCGGCGGTCTGGATCACTGTGTTCACATCTGGGACCTGAAGACCAAGCGATTGCATCGCACCCTAAAGGTGAGTGCTCAACCAGGGCAAAACTTTTGAACATTCtgcaaaaatgtttgttttctcccaCACCAAATGTAAAtatcataaataattaaaacccCAAAGCCTCCACAAACGACAGCAGAACAACTAGACTAATAGACTGAAGAAAAGACTAAACAAGTcaattttccaaaaatgtcagGTGATACACTTTGCGTGTGTAGGGCAGATTATTTTAACATCATGCAAACATTACCATTGAAGAAGCCCCTGCCCTGATCATACTACAGTGAAAGAGCTCAGTGTGTTCAGTCTGGATTCAGGTCTGAGATGACATCGGCTGTCTTCTTCTGTCTCAGGATCATAAGGAAGAGGTGACCTGTGTGTCCTTCAATTCTAACGACAGCAGCATCGCCTCCGGTTCCACCAGCGGAGATCTGGTCCTCTATAGTCTGACCACCAATATGTCCAACAAAGCATTTGGACATGGAATCAACCAGGTCAGCCCTCCAGTTTTACAGCAGAGAAGCAGGATGTTTCAATATAGTTAAATATGACTGTTGCAGATGTTTTGATTTGCTTCATGTTGTGATATCACACTGcaggaataaatacattttttgtttttactgcagcCCATCCACGACCTGAGGATGTCGGCATTGAAGCGCTCCCTGCTGGGCAGCATCTCTGACAGTGGCACCTTAGTCCTCTGGGACGCCAACACTTGCAAGGAGATCCACGTTTTTGACAGCGCTCATAAGGCCCCTGGCTCCGGCCTGGCCTTCTCCCCCGCCAGCGAACTGCTGGTGGTCAGTGTTGGCCTGGACAAGAAGATCGTTTGCTACGACACGGCAAGCAAAATGTAAGCCTGACACTCTGCTGCAGACAAGATTTTCCCAAAAACGCCATGATCAGACCCTGCAGGAGTACCTTCATCTCTTCTATGTGTGTCTCCAGAATGCTGAGGTCAATCCGGGTGGACGGCCCACTGACTTCGGTGGACTTCACTCCAGATGGTACTGGTCTGGTAGTGGGATCCACCCAGGGCAAAATCTACCAGTATGACCTGAGGAACTCCAGTGCTCCCAGTAGGATCACCGTGGCACATAAAACCTCCGTTACCTGCCTGCGCTTCCAGAGCAACACTAGCAGAAGCAAGGTACCAGTGGACCCAGTGTAACATCTCATGCTAAAATACTGTAGCTGACAGGTTAGCAGCTTCGTGTGTGAAAGCTcaaatgatctttttttctttgaatgaaGTCAAATAGTGTAAACTAATATTAAAGTAATACACCAGACAAACTGTAAAACCACCCCTGCTTGTCTGAGCTCTTTTCTGACAGCTGGGCTCCATTGTCTACAATATGTGGTTATATATGAATTCATACATAATCACCTATGCTGTCCAGAATGTCACATTTACCtagttctgattggtccaaatTGCCACAGAGGTTTTATATTGGTCTGTGTTATACCCAGCTTTCATTTGTCCCTCCTCCTTCCCATCCAGCCCAGTAAACTGGGCTCCACTAAGAGTGCCAGCTCTAAGAGATCCTCCAGCAAGTTGCTGAACAGCCAGCCAGACTTCGTCCCCATCAAAAGTCACACCCCCCACAGGCAGATGACAACTACAGGTCAGTTCATCTCAGGGGTCCCTAAGAGTCCATCTCACGAAAATAAACGTCTGTTTGGTGTCTACAACATTGTACTAGTCCGGTAATTAATGGACAATCTTTTAAATTGTTGACTGTAATGATTGTATCACATCAGAGTAAGCAGCTGTCTCAGCATTTTCATGTGTCCAATAGGGGGCGCTGGAACAGATGGGATGTCCAGGGAGGCTGAAGGTGCTGACCTACCAGAAGCAGAGCAGCAGAAGTTCAGCAGCATTGGACGGAACAGCCTGGATGTGTTCTCTCCCACACGGGAAGGTCAGAACTCCAGAAAATGATTGCTTCCAATGTTAAAATATGTTAAGAACAGTTTGACCTTAGTAGGAGGGGGCAGTcgtattgtttatttattaattttgccTTTCAATTTTCTGCAGACTCTAGGATCCTGGGGCCAAGCGGAGATGCACCTTCTGGAAGAACACACGGTACGAGATGTCATGTTGAAGTTAGACAGAGGTTGGTTGAATAATGCTGCTGGTCTGGACTaatgttgttgttctgtttccGTAGTTACCAGTTTGGAACCACTGTCCAAAGAAGGGGAAGGTCAGCAGGTCGTAGGTCGGGCCAGTTTGGACATCTTCTCCCCAGTCAGAGAAGGTCAGTCTTCCTTCAGGGGACAGTATACAGTATAGGGGACAGTTATTCAGCCCCCTAATCTCCAAATCCAAAACTATTATTAATTACCATGAAGATGTAATCAGGTTACTAGAGGAAGCTGTTTGTGACTCACTTTAGTGAAGGCTCATCACGCTGATTTTTCTTCATGAATGCTTCTTTTTCAGACTCTCATTCAGCTTCCAGCTCACATCGCAAAACACCCTTGGGAACCCAGCTGGGGGCCTCTGCAGGGCGCTGCTACAGCCCGCTATCTGTCTTCCAGACCCCTCCACCAATAAGAGAAGAGGAGCCAAGCCCTGCTGTTGCAGGTGAACAACTTGTCTCCAGAAAggtgctgacctctgacctcagtcTGCCCAACAAGGCCAGCAGCTCCATTCAAGAAGGAGAGGGTCAGACCACGCCTACATCATCCCAGCAGAtgaatcacacacagacagccaCACCCATCTTCACTCCAGATCCCAGCCTCAGGCGAGCCAATGGCGTACAAGCTCAGCTGAGCTACGACTCACCTGTCCAGGGAGCTCCACCCACCAGTACAGGTAGAGAAAACGCCAGGgtaaagctttatttttcaCTATCCATCAGATCCAGTGAACCCACCTCCATGTCTGCCCTCAGGTTCAGCACTTTCGGTAGccgtttcctcctctctgtctcagAACATCGCCGAGGTGGTCGGTCAAGCCGGAGCTCCTCTCACCTCCCTGCAGGTCCACTTCATCCAGAACATGATTCACGAGACTCTAGAGGACTTCAGGTTTGTCCGTTACTGATTCCTGCTTTAAGCCGTTTGCAGTGGGATGGAGGGAAGCTAACGCTGCGTATCCTCATCAGGGACAGCTGTCACAGAGACATCGTCAACCTGCAGGTGGAGATGGTCCGACAGTTCTACATCCAGCTGGTAGGAGCCATCACTCTGCTTCTGATGTAGCAGCAGTATTTTTGATTGATCATTGAGATGGGATCAATTCTTACATCGAACATGCTAGTGATTCACAGAATGCTCGCatgttcaaaattaaatgtgctgctaGTTTTGTTTTATGAACTGGTAAGGCTTCAGAGCTGCcttatttttggttttatttttgtaattttgaatGTTTACGTTGTAGATTAGTTTTTAGAAGAACAACCTAACCGTTTCTGGTCTGGAGACTGATCTTGTGTGGCATATGCATGTTCCAGAACGAGATCCACGGCCTGATTGAGAAGTACTCTGTGAACGAGTCTCTGGTGGAGGAGATAGAGAGGTTGAAGGAGGAGAACCGCCAGCTGAGGACCAACTACTGAACCTGTGATCCTCGCTAACTGGAACAATGTGCCCTGAGTTAAGCCTCCCAGGCGCCGCCTCCTCAGACTATAATGCCGCCCACACGCCACCGCCTGAATTAGGCTGACAGGTGTTTCCTCTTTGCATCAGACCGAACAGCAGTTGCGCCTCCTGCTGCTGACGTCTTCATGCAAGGGAAGTTTTTTTTAGGTGAAGGACGAACAGATTTCAGTCAAATGTCTGCCAAACCTAAAGAACACCTTTTCTGAAAAATGAACTGCTTAAAGTTGATGATGCCATAGTTTGGATGAAGCAGCTGAAAGCATCTGCTTTCACGTTTGTATCTCATGTCATATTTGgaataagaatttaaaaaaaacattcataataaaaataaaataaataattgtgtcATTTCGAATGAGCCTCTCTTtatttgtgcaatttcctcattattaaagtatctatatCCAAACTCATCAGTCTGTCAACTGGGCCAAAGATGTTCGAACTGACAGATGGTCACTCTGTTGTATTTACAGATCTCAATGACGTTACGGAACGCCGCGAGGAAATATTCTGAAACAGTAGAATCAACGTGTTCAACAGACTAGTCACTAGTGATGTACTGGTAATTATTTTAACACCAGTTAACGCACTGTATTAACAACGTGTGAAGCGATCAAAACTAAAACtagtgatgtcatgtgactaGAGAGCCGCTCGTGTGTGCGCATGAGCGAAAACAGCGACCCGTCGGCCGTCGGAGGATTTCTATCTGGATTCTTGAGTTTCCTCTGAACTTTCGCATCGCGGTGACGTCAGAACCGGTTTTACCCGAAACAAAGCCACAATCTTCACCAGCTTTAAACTCAAACTAATGTGATTTACTTTTAAGTCACGTCCAAAAACCGCCCCTTCTCTTATTTGTTGCGTCCACAAAACACACTTGTTCAAACTAACCCTTATCTTCACTAGGTCGCCTACAGCGCCACCCAGCGGGGTGGATGGGATCAGCTGCGGAGGGTTCTGGTGTCGTTTATTCTGGTTTACTGTAGTCAGAAATAACCGATTTAAAACGTTTCCATCTCAAagcaaatgtgaaaacacaaaagagctCATGCACCATCAAAAAGCACTGaagtaaatgtattttgtaGCCCTGATGGATCAAatattgaaacaaacaaaacattcactGGTTTCACTGCTTAAAGATCTTTATGAAAATGTGCCTTTTTTCTGCAATTATTTGTTCACATTTCACTATTTGTCCAAAATGCCCAATTACAGATGAACATAAACAATACACAGAGATGCGAAGAAAAAACTCcattcagtgaaaaaaaattcaaaagtagCTTCACCAAGTAGGAACAGATTAAAACGAATCACGAGTTATTGGTTCACACTAGTAAGAAACCAATGTGTTCAAATACTTGCTTACCTGGCAAGTAAAGACATCCACATTAATCAGTCTGCTGACACTCTATGACTCA
This region of Antennarius striatus isolate MH-2024 chromosome 4, ASM4005453v1, whole genome shotgun sequence genomic DNA includes:
- the nedd1 gene encoding protein NEDD1; its protein translation is MEELTRLVSTGDTVKIWDAVSMAPLEQFNPHSLIHPVAQACWSSNNQYLVSASTSGDKLVVSSLKSTPVPVVELAEGKRQTRVCLSTSSQFLVSGGLDHCVHIWDLKTKRLHRTLKDHKEEVTCVSFNSNDSSIASGSTSGDLVLYSLTTNMSNKAFGHGINQPIHDLRMSALKRSLLGSISDSGTLVLWDANTCKEIHVFDSAHKAPGSGLAFSPASELLVVSVGLDKKIVCYDTASKIMLRSIRVDGPLTSVDFTPDGTGLVVGSTQGKIYQYDLRNSSAPSRITVAHKTSVTCLRFQSNTSRSKPSKLGSTKSASSKRSSSKLLNSQPDFVPIKSHTPHRQMTTTGGAGTDGMSREAEGADLPEAEQQKFSSIGRNSLDVFSPTREDSRILGPSGDAPSGRTHVTSLEPLSKEGEGQQVVGRASLDIFSPVREDSHSASSSHRKTPLGTQLGASAGRCYSPLSVFQTPPPIREEEPSPAVAGEQLVSRKVLTSDLSLPNKASSSIQEGEGQTTPTSSQQMNHTQTATPIFTPDPSLRRANGVQAQLSYDSPVQGAPPTSTGSALSVAVSSSLSQNIAEVVGQAGAPLTSLQVHFIQNMIHETLEDFRDSCHRDIVNLQVEMVRQFYIQLNEIHGLIEKYSVNESLVEEIERLKEENRQLRTNY